The sequence CAGCACTTCGCCCTCCAGCACCGGCGGCGCTGCCGGCGGCTGGTGCTCGTCGCGACGGGCACCGGGACCCTGATGGTGCCCGCACACCCGCGGGTGCTGGCACGGATGCTCACCCCGCGGCGGCACCGCGACCCGGAGTACGCGCGCGAGGTCGCCGGCCTGATCTACGGCGGCACCATGCGCACCGACCCCGGGCGCGCCGCGGCCGCCCTGCACACGCACACCCGGGTGGGGCCCCGGCGCGGCTACTACTACCAGCTGGCGGCCAGCGCCGGCTGGAGCAGCCTGCCGTTCCTGCGGCTCATCCGGCAGCCCACCCTGATCGTCGCCGGCGACGACGACCCGATCATCCCGATGGTCAACGCGCGGGTCATGGCGCGCCTGCTCCCGAACGCCCAGCTGCACGTCTACCGCGGGGGGCACATCTCGCTGGTCACCGAGGCCGACGAGCTGGCCCCGGTGATCGAGCGGTTCCTCGACGGCTGACCGGCGTGGTTCAGCCGGCGTGGGTCCGGCTCGCCAGGTGCTCCGCGTACTTCTGCAGGACGTCGTCGATCAGCTGGGCGTGGGTGTAGTTCATGACGTCGTAGCCGGCGACGTGCGCGCCGTCCCCGGGCTCCAGCCGCACGTCGAGCCGGGAGTCCGCCGCATCGGCCGGGCGCCGGGCCTGCTGGCCGGTCTGGATCAGGTAGCGGAACGGGGCGCCGCCGTCCACCTCTGCCGTCAGCTCCACGGAGCGGTTCCCGGAGTCGTCCACGACCCAGCGCGTCTCCGACGCCAGGTCGCGCGCCCGCAACTCGGCCGCCACCTCGTCCAGCGCCGGCCGGGCGGTCTCGGAGAGGTACTGCGCGGCCCGCTCCCGGCCGCTGGGGACCGGCCGGCGCCGGCGCAGGCGGTCCCGGCGCCGGGCGGCGGGGCGGCGGGAGGGGCCGACCCCGTGCCGGAGGGTGGCCCGGTCCGCCTCGTTCCGCAGCGCCCGGTAGAGCCCGACCATGACCAGCAGCATCACGAATCCGAACGGCAGCCCCATGATGATCGTCGCGTTCTGGAGCGCCGGGACACCGCCGACCACGAGCATCGCCGCGGTGAGGACCCCGGTGGCGACCGCCCAGACGATGCGAACCCCGGCGGCCGCGTCGTCCTGCGGGCGCTTCAGCCGTGAGGACAGGTTCGCCATCACCAGGGCGCCGGAGTCGGCGGAGGTCACGTAGAACAGCAGCCCGACGAACGTCGCGATCGAGGCGATGAACGGAAAGGCCGGGTACTCCGCCAGCAGCGTGTAGAAGCCCCGCTCCGGGGTGTTCATCGCCGTCTGCCCGAACGCACCGTTC is a genomic window of Blastococcus sp. HT6-30 containing:
- the phaZ gene encoding poly(3-hydroxyalkanoate) depolymerase, whose amino-acid sequence is MSSTSEPGVVRTLTVGGRTLRVAVRPGTDDEVPPLLLMNGIGASLEVLQPLVDALDPRRTVIRFDVPGVGGSPRPVLPYVLPTLTPVVAGLLDRLGHTGQVDVLGLSWGGALAQHFALQHRRRCRRLVLVATGTGTLMVPAHPRVLARMLTPRRHRDPEYAREVAGLIYGGTMRTDPGRAAAALHTHTRVGPRRGYYYQLAASAGWSSLPFLRLIRQPTLIVAGDDDPIIPMVNARVMARLLPNAQLHVYRGGHISLVTEADELAPVIERFLDG